From a single Chitinophaga sp. Cy-1792 genomic region:
- a CDS encoding SusD/RagB family nutrient-binding outer membrane lipoprotein: MKKYIYILGIGITALLSACSKELTNTNKNPNALEQADATTLLSNTIVTEFYNNSNIVWTLGNGYSQYMTFSQSYYDQPTRYSPVTNEPYWIPLFEAARDANTLYTLAQQKNNPMLQAAALTLRSYAFAQLTELWGDIPFLQALKGNSGVYTPAYDSQQTVYTDAGQGIIPSLRKADSLLKANPAGLIEGDMLYSSSVTNWRAFINALRLRYLLRVSSKMDVSAEMQSIIADGAIMQSAAQSAALTLPTVTPYNFVSLTERSGDFAVKYMNSTLYDQFVATGDSSRISAYFAVNTLTPSGAAFSFNNYGGMPLVVDATTTQTNQSSNFNVSFTKGTNTALIKARVITYAEQQFILAEAAIKGLVSGGNSVATTYYNSGVTGAYAEVGLSAGTAANYLTHAAVALDNSLPANALKQIITQKWLVNINNGFEGWIEYRRTGYPAFQTGGSANMNNGVIPTRFLYPTSEQTINNTHYSTEITAMGGKETTTYKAWWEK; encoded by the coding sequence ATGAAAAAGTATATATATATCCTGGGTATAGGTATTACTGCATTACTAAGTGCCTGTTCTAAAGAACTGACCAATACCAATAAAAACCCCAACGCCCTCGAACAGGCGGATGCAACTACCTTGCTGTCCAACACGATCGTAACTGAGTTCTATAACAACTCAAACATCGTATGGACGCTGGGTAACGGCTACAGTCAGTATATGACTTTCAGCCAGTCTTACTACGATCAGCCTACACGATACTCTCCGGTTACCAACGAACCTTACTGGATACCATTGTTTGAAGCTGCCCGTGACGCCAATACTTTATATACACTGGCCCAGCAGAAGAACAACCCAATGTTGCAGGCCGCGGCGCTTACCCTGCGTTCCTACGCATTCGCGCAGCTGACCGAACTCTGGGGCGACATTCCTTTCCTCCAGGCACTCAAAGGCAATTCCGGCGTATATACACCAGCGTATGATTCGCAGCAAACCGTTTATACAGATGCCGGACAGGGTATTATTCCAAGTCTGAGAAAAGCGGATAGCCTGTTAAAAGCCAATCCTGCCGGACTGATAGAAGGGGATATGCTGTATTCTTCCAGCGTTACCAACTGGAGAGCTTTCATCAATGCACTCAGGTTACGTTACCTGTTAAGGGTATCTTCTAAAATGGATGTATCGGCCGAAATGCAGTCTATTATTGCTGATGGCGCCATTATGCAGAGCGCTGCACAAAGTGCCGCACTGACATTACCAACGGTAACACCGTATAATTTTGTGAGTCTGACAGAGCGTTCCGGCGACTTTGCCGTTAAGTACATGAACAGTACGCTGTATGATCAGTTTGTAGCTACCGGCGACAGCTCCCGCATCAGTGCGTACTTTGCGGTGAATACACTGACGCCGTCAGGTGCTGCATTCAGTTTCAATAACTACGGCGGTATGCCATTAGTAGTTGATGCAACTACCACACAAACTAATCAGAGCTCCAACTTCAACGTATCTTTTACCAAAGGCACCAATACGGCGCTTATCAAAGCACGTGTGATCACTTATGCCGAACAGCAGTTTATTCTGGCAGAAGCAGCCATTAAAGGCCTTGTTTCCGGCGGCAACAGTGTGGCAACCACTTACTATAACAGCGGCGTAACAGGTGCATATGCAGAAGTCGGGCTGAGTGCCGGCACTGCGGCCAACTATCTCACACATGCTGCCGTTGCACTGGATAATTCCTTACCTGCCAATGCGTTAAAGCAGATCATTACTCAAAAATGGCTGGTGAATATCAACAACGGTTTCGAAGGATGGATAGAGTATAGGCGTACGGGTTATCCTGCCTTCCAGACGGGAGGTTCCGCCAATATGAACAACGGCGTAATTCCGACCCGTTTCCTGTACCCTACATCTGAACAAACAATCAACAACACCCATTACAGTACAGAAATTACTGCAATGGGCGGAAAAGAAACCACTACCTACAAAGCCTGGTGGGAAAAATAG